From Rutidosis leptorrhynchoides isolate AG116_Rl617_1_P2 chromosome 3, CSIRO_AGI_Rlap_v1, whole genome shotgun sequence, a single genomic window includes:
- the LOC139900507 gene encoding uncharacterized protein, with protein sequence MQRLKLEQKLQLERRRPQKAKPTQVIAALSAHNPSQFPMKIMTLNIRGLGLDDRFKTRWFKNLCDREIPNLIALQETKCRKFPESWIEKIWGNDNYKYAVKNSKGNSGGILLVWDTRFFITNRVVERESFIAIKGKWLDAGTELIFINVYGPQTDEAKKKMWSDLNEVMNYDEAMWIILGDFNKVRFASERKNTVFVENRAAMFNKFIKDNELLEVPLGGRLYTRISDNGRKFSKLDSILISGNCLQQWPNLSASILDKKHTDHCPIVLTDGISDFGPKPIKFFDEWIKHKDTFDIVKRT encoded by the exons ATGCAAAGGCTCAAGCTCGAACAAAAATTGCAACTAGAAAGAAGAAGACCTCAAAAAGCAAAACCAACTCAGGTAATAGCAGCATTATCGGCTCACAATCCCTCTCAG TTTCCAATGAAGATAATGACATTAAATATTAGAGGCTTAGGTTTAGATGATAGATTTAAAACAAGATGGTTCAAAAATCTTTGTGATCGTGAAATCCCCAATTTAATTGCCTTACAGGAAACCAAATGTCGAAAATTCCCCGAGTCTTGGATCGAAAAAATTTGGGGAAACGATAACTATAAATATGCTGTTAAAAATTCCAAAGGAAATTCGGGAGGAATACTATTGGTTTGGGACACTAGATTTTTTATTACTAACCGTGTGGTCGAACGTGAATCCTTTATTGCGATAAAAGGAAAGTGGCTAGATGCAGGTACCGAGCTCATTTTCATTAATGTTTACGGACCTCAAACCGACGAAGCTAAAAAGAAAATGTGGAGTGATCTCAATGAGGTAATGAATTACGATGAGGCAATGTGGATCATTCTTGGTGACTTCAACAAAGTTAGATTTGCATCCGAGAGAAAAAACACTGTTTTTGTTGAAAATAGAGCGGCAATGTTCAATAAATTCATAAAAGATAATGAACTTCTCGAGGTTCCACTAGGAGGTAGACTATATACGAGAATCAGTGACAATGGCCGTAAATTTAGTAAGTTAGATAGCATTTTAATTTCCGGGAATTGTCTTCAACAATGGCCAAATCTGTCAGCAAGCATTCTTGATAAAAAGCATACAGACCATTGCCCTATAGTTTTAACAGATGGAATTTCTGATTTCGGCCCGAAGCCCATTAAATTTTTCGACGAGTGGATTAAACATAAAGATACCTTTGATATTGTTAAAAGAACTTGA